In the Dolichospermum flos-aquae CCAP 1403/13F genome, TTCCAAGGAAAGCCCAATCTCATTATTGGTAACTACAGTGACGGGAACTTAGTTGCTTTTATTCTCTCCCGGAAAATGAAAGTTACCCAATGTAATATTGCCCATTCCCTCGAAAAACCTAAATATCTATTTAGTAACTTATATTGGCAAGATTTAGAAGCACAATATCACTTTTCTGCCCAATTTACCGCTGATTTAATCAGTATGAATGCCGCAGATTTTATTATCACATCATCCTATCAAGAAATTGTAGGTACACCAGATACAATGGGACAATATGAATCTTATAAATGTTTCACCATGCCCAACTTATATCATGTAATTGATGGCATTGATTTATTTAGCCCTAAATTCAATGTGGTATTACCAGGAGTCAGTGAAAATATATTTTTTCCCTACAACCAAACAACAAATAGAGAATCCCAGCGTCGTCAACATATCCAAGACCTAATTTTCCATCAAGAACACCCAGAAATTCTCGGTAAATTAGATCATCCTCATAAAAAACCGATCTTTTCCGTTAGTCCCATTACCTCAATTAAAAACCTCACAGGTTTAGTTGAATGTTTCGGTAAAAGTGAAGAATTACAAAAGCATAGTAACCTAATTTTATTAACCAGTAAACTTCATCCAGACTTAGGAACAAACTCCGAAGAAATTCAAGAAATAGCAAAAATTCATGCGATTATTGATCAATATCATCTTCACCATAAAATCCGCTGGTTGGGAATGCGTCTTCCTCTCCGCGATATTGCTGAAACCTATCGTGTAATTGCCGATTTTCAAGGGATTTATATTCACTTTGCCCTTTATGAATCCTTTAGCAGAAGTATTTTAGAAGCAATGATTTCTGGATTACCAACTTTTACAACTCAATTTGGTGGTTCATTAGAAATTATTGAAAACCATGATCAAGGCTTTAACCTCAACCCCACAGACTTAGCAGGAACAGCCAAAACAATTATCAACTTCTTAGAAAAATGTGAAAATTATCCAGAACATTGGCTAGAAAATTCTCAATGGATGATTGAACGCATTCGCCATAAATATAACTGGAATTCCCACACAAATCAACTCCTGTTATTAACGAAAATGTTTAGCTTTTGGAACTTCATCTATCCCGAAGATAACGAAGCCAGAGATCGTTATATGGAAAGTTTATTTCATCTTCTTTATAAACCTATCGCTGATCATATTTTATCAGAACACATTCATCAGTAAAAATAAAAATTGTAGGTTGGGTAGAACGAAGTGAAACCCAACATTTGCAGAAGTTTGTTGAATTTCATTTACAGGAGTTTGTTGGGTTTCGTACCTCAACCCAACCTACGTAAATCTTAAATATTCAAAAAAACAAAAATACCTAATCTATTATCATGGATAAAAAAGACCATTTTCGCAACCTTATCTATACAGACTGGATATTAAATGAAACCAAGTTTAATCCTGAATATTTGCATAGCCGAGAAACTATTTTCACCATTGGTAATGGCTATTTAGGGACAAGAGGAACATTTGAAGAAGGCTATCCCCGCGCATTATCAGCAACATTTATTAACGGAGTTTATGATGATGTTCCTGTAGTTTATACCGAACTCGTAAACTGTCCAGATTGGCTACCATTGACAGTTATTATTGAGGGAGAACGCTTTCGCCTTGATCAAGGTACAATATTAAAATATAACCGGAAACTAGACTTACATCATGGCATTCTCAGCCGGTGTTTACGTTGGTGTAGTCCCAATGGTAAAGCAATAGATATCCATTTTGAACGCTTTGCCAGTTTAGCAGATCGGCATATAGTCGGGCAACGTTGCCAACTAACACCAGTAAATTTTGATGGTTTAATTGAAATTCAAGCCAGTATTAACAGCTACTCGGAAAATCAAGGATTCAACCATTGGGAAGGATTAGATCAAGGTAAAATCACACAAGGATTCTGGTTACATAGTCGCACTCGCAACAGCCGCATAGATGTCGGTATAGCGGCAAAAATAACTATTTCGGGAACTGACATAGACTTACAAATTAATACCACACCTGGTTATCCCAGCTTAAATGCAACCGTTGCCGGTCAAATCCAACAGACAATCACCATAGTAAAGATTGTCAGTATTTTTACATCTAACGAAATTGCAGAACCAGTTGTAGCCGCTAAAGAAAAGCTCGTAAATATACCAGATTATATAACCTTAATTGATGCCCATGCCCAAGCCTGGGAGCAAGTTTGGCAACAAAGTGATATTATCATTGAAGGAGATATCACAGCAGCTTTTGCAGTGCGTTACAATCTGTTTCAGTTACTAATTGCTGCACTTAGAAACAATAATCACATAAGTATCCCGGCGAAAACCCTATCTGGCTTTGGTTATCACGGACATATCTTTTGGGATACGGAAATTTTTATTCTGCCATTTTTTACCTTTACCCAACCAAATTTAGCCCGGAATTTGCTCAGTTACCGTTATCACACCTTACCAGGGGCGCGACGCAAAGCGGCACATTATGGCTATCAGGGGGCGATGTTTGCCTGGGAAAGTGCGGTGACAGGGGATGAAGCGACACCACGCTGGTCACTACGGAGTGATTTTTATGCCGAAGATATTCGTATATGGTGTCGTGATCGAGAAATTCATATTAGTGCGGATATTACTTACGCCATTTGGTATTATTGGCAAGTTACAGAAGATGATGAATGGATGCGAGATTATGGTGCAGAAATTATTTTAGATACCGCAATTTTTTGGAGTAGTCGAGTTGAATTTAATCCCCAATTAGAATGTTATGAAATTCGCGGAGTTATTGGTGCAGATGAATATCACGAATTAGTTCATAACAACTGCTTTACAAATCGGATGGTACAATGGCATTTAGAAAAAGCCTTAATCATCTATAACTGGCTGCATTCCACCTTTCCAGAAGTAGCCATAAAACTTGAACATAAATTACAAATTACCTCCCAAGTCCTCAATCATTGGACAGAAATTATCGCTAAAATGCTCATTATCCACAACCCAGAAACCGGACTAATTGAGCAATGTGAGGGGTTTTTCCAACTAGATGATATTAACTTAGCCAAATACGAACCGCGAGAAAAATCAATCCAAATTATTTTGGGCATGGAAGAAACCAACAAAGGACAAGTCATTAAACAACCAGATGTATTAATGCTTCTATATTTGATGCGGGAATCTGCCGATTTTCCCTATAATCAGCAAACATTACAGGTAAATTGGGACTATTACGCCCCCCGCACAGATATTAGTTATGGTTCTTCCTTGGGTCCGGCTATTCACGCCATTTTAGCCGCAGATTTGGGCAAATCACAGGAGGCTTACGAATACTTTATGCAGGCGGCAATGGTAGATTTAGAAGATAAACGCGGAAATACCCAAGATGGGATACATGGTGCTAGTGCTGGAGGCATTTGGCAAGCTGTAATATTCGGTTTTGGCGGTATCCAATTTCGGGAAAATGTCCCCGTAGCCCATCCTCACTTACCCCCAACTTGGACAAGACTGAAATTTAAGTTACAGTGGCATGGTAAATGGCACGAATTCGATTTGCGTCAGGAATTACCAAAAACGAGAAAGCCTAATATTCAGGGCGTGATTTTTGACTTAGATGGCGTATTGACTAATACCGCAGAATATCATTATCAAGCTTGGCAAAAGTTAGCAAATGAAGAGGGTTTACCTTTTAATCGAGAAATGAATGAAGCCTTGCGGGGTGTATCTCGTCGCGCTTCTCTGATATTGATTATTGGCAATAGAGAATATTCAGAAGTGCAAATTCAGGAAATGATGTCTCGAAAAAATGATTATTATGTAGAACTAATTCACAATATTACACCCACAGATTTATTACCAGGGGCAGTGGCCTTATTGGATGAATTGCGTCAAGCTGGAATCAAAATCGCCATTGGTTCTGCTAGTAAAAATGCCCGGCTAGTGATTGAAAAATTGGGGATTGGTGGTAAATTAGATGTTATTACTGATGGTGATACTGTCCAAGCCGCCAAACCAGCACCAGACTTATTTCTTCATGCTGCCAACCAGTTAGGAATTCCCCCAAATGAATGTGTAGTATTTGAAGATGCCGCAGTCGGTATTATCGCCGCCAAAGCAGCAAATATGTGGGCTGTAGGCTTGGGACCCCAGGAGAGGGTGGGGGCTGCTGATGTCGTTTTGCCTAGTTTGGCAGGGGTAAAATGGGAGGAACTAATTAAGAATTTATCAAGCTTCGCCCCGCTTCGCTAACACGCAGAGGCGCAGAATCTTAGAGAGTGAGCGGTTGGGAGATGTTAATTCCCTAAAAGTGCGCGAACTTCGTTATCTGTAGTTTGGCTAAAATCGTCGTACCATAAACCAATTGCAGACATGACTTCTGGACATTGCAAACAAACTACATCATCCACTTCTAAACGCAATTCTTCACAAGTATTTAGGGGTGCAACTGGAACAGCCACAATAATTTTCGTCGGCTGTTGTTGGTGGATAATAGTGAGGGCAACCCGCATGGTTGCACCAGTAGCAATCCCATCATCTATGACAATAACCGTTTTATTTTTCAGATTAATTGCTGGTTTATCACCGCGATAAACCTGATTCCGGCGCTTTAATTCTCGCAATTCCTGGTTAACAACTTGGGTAATTTTTTCTTGATCTATTCCCAATGAATCAATTATATCTCGGTTGAAAACAATAATATTTTCCGAAGCAATTGCCCCCATAGCCAGTTCTTTGTGTCCAGGTACACCGAGTTTTCTGACTATGCACACATCCATGGCCGCATTCAAAATTTTAGCAACTTCAAAGGCTACAGGGACACCACCACGAGGCAAAGCTAGTACCAAGACATCCTCAAGGTTACTATATGCTTGTAAATGTTGAGCTAACATTTGACCAGCTTGAATGCGGTTAGAGAATTTTTTGCTCATGAGACTTTCACTATTTTCTTGAAAGCAATTTCAACTTGTGCATACTCATTAACCAACTGTGACACCAATTCTACAACCCCTTCTAGATTGCCACTCTTCCCTTTTGATTCTAACTCTAAACAAAGCTGATGGAGATTCATCGCTCCCAAAGAGGCACTGCTAGACTTTAAGCTGTGGGCTGTTTTGTCGAGGGTATCAGCGTCTTCATTGGTGACAGCTATTTGAATCGCAGCGACAATTTTCGGAGATTCCACCAGATAACAGTTGATTATTTTCACCAAAACTTCCTGATCACCTTCTAGCATATCCAGTAAGGATTCTAAAACCTGAGTATCTATTGAAGACATTGTAAACTTTAATATTTTGATTTTATATTGTGGCAATTGCCATTAAACAGGAGTTTTTTCTATTCCCTCTGAATGATAAATAACGTAGCGATTGCGTCCTGTTTCTTTTGCCCGATAAAGAGCTTCATCTGCCTTAGTAATGAGAAATTTTGCACAACCGCTGGCTTGAGGAATAATAGTCGCAATCCCCAGACTCAGGGTCAGGTATGAACTAATTTGAGAACTTTTATGAATCAAACCCTTACTGCGGATAGATGAGAGAATTATTTCTGCAATACAAATTGCCCCAGCTATATCTGTATGCGGTAAAACTAAAGCAAATTCTTCACCACCATAACGAGCGGCTAAATCTCCGGGACGTTGGGCTATTTGATACAGAATTTGAGCAACTTCTTTTAAACATTCATCTCCAGATTGATGTCCATAAGTATCATTATAATTCTTGAAAAAGTCTATATCACAAAGAATCAAAGATAAAGGCGCTCTTTCTCTTTCTAAGCGTTGCCATTCTCGCTCTAAAACTTCATCAAAGGAGCGACGATTAGGAATTTGAGTCAAACCATCTATAGTTGCTAGTTGTTGTAATTTCTGGTTAGCTGCTTCTAATTGTTGATATAGTTCTGCTTGCTGAATAGCCATGACTAATGGATTTGTTAGTTGTGTTAGCAAATCAATATCCGATTTAGCCCATCTGCGTGGTTGAGAACATTCATAAACTACCAATAATCCCCAAATACTGTTTTCCTGTTGAATGGGGACAACTAAATTGGCTTTCGCTTGTAATTGACTCAGTAAATCAATATGACATTGGGAAAGCCCAGCATTATCAATATCTTCGATCACATAAATATTACTTTGCCGATAGTCGTAACCACATTGATCAGAAAAGTAAGTATCTTGAAATACTCTTCCTAACATAGAATCCCATTCAGCGGCTACAGATTCAACTATGACATATCCACTCCCATCTGGATGAAACCGATAGACAATGACACGATCAGTTTTTAATAATTTACGGACTTCGATAGCAGTTGTACTCAGAATTAGTTCTAAGTTTAAAGATGTGCGGATTTTTTGGGTAATTTTAGCGATTAGCTGCTCTTGTTCAATCTTATACTGTAATTCTTTCATAGTCCAGTGCATTTGGAGCAAGCGGCGGACTCTTTGTCTTAAAACTGCCCAGTGAATCGGTTTAGTAATATAGTCAGCAGCACCAACAGAAAATGCTTTATCTACGGAATCTTGGTCATTTAGTCCTGTAATCATTAATACAGGAATGTTAGGATCAAATGTGTGTAGCTGATCGCAGCAAGTAAAACCATCCATTACTGGCATTATTGCATCTAGAAGCACGATATCTGGCTGTAAAGTCATGACAATATTTAGGGCAATTTTGCCATTACCTGCTACCATCACTTGATATCCCTCTTTTTCCATCGCATAACGTAATTGCATTTGTATAACTAAGTCATCATCTACAATTAATACTAATGTGTTGTTTATGTGAATAGAGGAAGTCACCATCTATAATTTCCTTGCTGAACTTGAACTGAAACTATACACACATTATGACTTGAGTTGAGTAGCCCCAGAATCAAAACAGACATAATACTCAATCCAATTGGCAATGATCTTAGCCGAAACATGGTCAAAATAAGTAATGGGACAGAATTAATCACACAACTGATTTTTCTGTTCCCTCTTCCCTTTTTTTTGTAAATATAATCAATTTTACCAAAATGGAAACCATCACATTAGGAAAAAATGGTCTAGCTGTTCCCCCTCTTTGTATCGGTACATGGGCTTGGGGTGATAAAGTATTTTGGAATTATGGCAACGGCTATGGTGAAGAACAGTTACAAGCGGCTTTTAATGCAGCTTTAGATGCTGGTATCACCTTCTTTGATACAGCAGAAGTTTACAGTTTAGGACTTTCGGAACAGTTTTTAGGAAAGTTCATGAAACAAAGCTCCCAAAAGGTACAAATTGCCACGAAGTTTGGCCCTTTACCTTGGCGTTGGGATGGTAAATCTATATCTGACGCTTTAACGGCTAGTCTCCAACGTCTCCAAGTTGAGAAAATTGAATTATACCAAGTTCATTGGCCTTTTGCTTTCTTTTTGACTCAAGAAACTCTCATGAATACCCTCGCAGATGAAGTGAAACGGGGGAGAATCGGCGCAGTAGGTGTGAGTAACTATTCAGCAGACCAAATGCGAGAAGCACACCAGATATTAGCCGCTAGGGGCGTACCTTTGGCTGTAAATCAGGTACGTTATTCTCTACTAACGCGCCAAATAGAAGGTAAAGGTATTTCCCAAACAGCCCGTGATTTAGGTGTAACTATTTTAGCTTATAGTCCCCTAGCTCAAGGATTGCTCACAGGTAAGTATACGCCCTCTTATAAGCCTCAAGGTGCAAGAAGCATAGATCCGCGATTTAGTCAAGATGGTTTAAATAAAATCGCCCCTGTTTTATCTCTATTACGAGAAATTGGTGAAAAATACGATCGCACTCCTGCCCAAGTATCCTTAAATTGGTTAATAGCCCAAGGTAATGTCATTCCCATTGCTGGAGTCAAAACCGCTGAACAAGTTAAACAAAATGCAGGGGCTTTAGGTTGGAAAATGACTCAAGATGAAATTGCTGAATTAGAGAAAATCACTCGTCCTTGGTTACATTAAAGCAAACTCATATCTTGGACATTCAAAGCGTATAGTTTAAACCGTTCCAAATCCGCTTGAATTGTGGACTCCACCACCTTTCCTAAAAACAAATTATCCATAAGTTTACCAATCAAGCCAGGAATAGCATAGGAAACCGTCATTTTCACAATACTAAGATCATGACGATCATAAAAGCGAATTGCTCCTTGATTTGGTAAACCATCAACCGATTCCCATTGAATAATTTGATAAGGAATTATTTTGGTAATTCGAGATTTCCACGTAAAATCTAACCCTCCTGTACTCAGTTTCCATAGAGAAATTTCCGGGTTATATTCAGTAATTTTGACTGAATCAATCCATTTCATCCATTTAGGCATTTGCTCTAAATCAGACCACAATCCCCATGCTAATTCTATGGGAACTTCAACTTCTACCTGGACACTATGTTCTAACCATTCACTCATAGGATTTTAGATTTTAGATTTTAGATTTTAGATTGGTAATTGGTAATGGGTGATTGGTAATTGGTAATTGGTAATTGGTAATGGGTGATTGGTAATTGGTAATTGGTAATTGGTAAACTTTTACTTATTCCCTCTTAACTGTCACCTGTCACCTGTCACCTGTCACCTGTCACCTGTCACCTGTCACCTGTCCCCAGTCCCTACTTCTTCAAACTTTCGAGAATTACCTTAGCCGCACGGTTTCCAGAAACCGTTGCCCCTTCCATGCTGTCAATATAATCTTGTTGAGTATAACTCCCAGCTAGGAAAAAGTTAGGAATAGGTGTTTTTTGATCGGGACGGTACGCATCCATTCCTGGTGCTTCTCTATACAAAGATTGAGCCAATTTAACCACATTGTACCAAGTCATGTTTAAATCTCTTGACGAAGGGAACAGTTCATGCACTTGTTTAAGGACGTGGTGAGCAATTTCTTCATTATTTTGCTTAATAAAAGGATCACCCGGTGTCAATACCAGTTGCAACAATGAACCCTCCCCAGGACGATAATAATCTGCGGGACTAGTTAAAGCCAAATCCGCAAAACAGGAAAAATCAGCATCAGCGGTATACAACAAATTATCTATCCCAGTCGCATGATTTAGCTGTTTGCGTTTTTCCTCATCTCCCAGTTCTGTCACCCAACCATCAAAGCGTAGCTGCACTGTAGCGACTGGAACAGCATCTAACTTATAAATGTTATCAAATTCTGGCCATTTCCGCCAAGGTTGGGGTAAAACTCGCTGAATCCCTGGAACATCACAAGCACAAAGATAAGCGTCAGCGGTAATTACTGCTTCTGTGTCACCTTGGGCAACTAATATACCAGTAACGTGAGTTTCGTCGCCAGACTCAGCAAACTGAATTTCTCGGACTTGACGACGGGTGTATATTTTTGTGCCTCTTTCTTCCAAGTATTTAACAATAGGTTTGTGTAAATATTCGTGAGGTGAACCTTCCAGCATTCGCAGAATTGAAGCTTCTGTTCTGACTGCAAAAAACTGGAAAATTGTCAACATACATCGGGCGGAAATATGATCACAATCTATAAATCCCAGGGCGTAAGCAATAGGATTCCAGAGACGTTTAATGCTACCTTTACTACCACCGTGACTATAGAACCAGTCAGAAAAACTGATTTTATCTAATTTGCGAATAGTTTTCATTGCCCCATCAAAGTCTACCAAACCTTGAACTATGGGGCTAGTTCCCAGAGCGATCGCATTTTGGAATTTATCCCGTAATGAAAGTTGGGAAGTAGTAAAAAACGCCTTTAATCCGTTAAAAGGCGCACCAGTAAAAAAGCGAAAATCTAACGCCCCAGTTTGTCCACCTTTATTGATAAAAGTATGACTATGTTCTTTGAGGCGTAAATTATCCCCAGCCCCCACTTTCTCCATCAATGCAAACAGATTGTAGTAGCAGCCGAAAAAGACGTGCAGCCCCATTTCAATATGATTGCCGTCACCATCTACCCAACTGCTGACTTTACCACCCACAAACGGACGAGACTCGAAAATTTCTACCTCACAGCCCGCATCTACTAAATCTACAGCAGTTGCTAACCCAGCTAATCCCGCACCCACAATTGCAACGCGCATTCCCTCGTTCCTTGTTCAGTTTCTTTACAAATTGTAACTGAATTGGTGACTGGTTAGTTGTCAGTAGGGGCGAAGCATTTGGAAGATAAATTATCGGTCATTGCCAAAAATAGTTCTCCAAATGCTTCGCTTGTACAGTTGCCAGTTGTCAGTTGCAAAAGAATATTTCTCTCCCCTGCCCCCTGCTTCCCTGCCCTCTATCACCCTCCGGCCACTTCTTCCCCCTGGGGTAAACTTCTAATCAGTTCCCGAATTACATCTGTTGCTGGTCTACCTGTCTGTTGACAATATTTTTCTAGTTTCTCTGCTTCTTGTGTTGCGAGATTAACTGTTATGCGTTTAACTGCCCATTTTTTATTTGTCATTATCATGCACTTTGCTGTATATTAACTTGATTTAGAAAGTTCGGTCACTCAAAACAAAAATGATACTATGAAAGTTAGTCGGAATTAACAAGGTAACAAAAACACTAATCTTATTTAAAATTTTCAGTTTGTCAACTACCTACCAAAATTTTTTTTGCGATGATTTTGCTTGAATACGGGAAATTTCTGGAGATTTGCACCATGAGTGTATTTTATACCAATTTAAGATGAAGCTGTATTGAATCAGATTTCTAGAATTATTGACCGCGGATAAAGACGGATGAATTCATGGATTTTATGATTCTGTGCAGCCTCTCATCAAGTTGGTATTAGATATCCTGTAATTTAATTCATAAATTTTAGGTATATCTATTTTTTTAGTCAAGTGTTTCTAAGTTTAATTCTTCCGAGGAAAGTACATTAGCTTCTAATAGAGCCATCATATCTCGTAATTGAGGATTACCACGAGCAGTCCCGGTCAATCCTTTGGCAATAATTAAACCGCAATGGCCTTTGGTATTTTTACACCGCTGATGCCATTTTTTCTTAGCTTCTATGTGAACTGGATCATCATCTAAAAATTGCCCAAACAAAAATAATTCATTATTATGTGTTTGCAATAAACCTAAGTCATAGAGATCATCATCCACAGGATCGGTTACCGTATGAAAACAGATGGCGTTTAATCCTCCAGCAGCTTGAATATTTTCAATAATTCCTTTAGCTTTAGGGCGAGAGGTTTGAATGACAATTACAGGTAAACCGTCCCCTTTTAGTTCAAATTCCCCTGCTGCTTGGTAATTAGGCGCTTGACGCAGGTAATTTAATGTTTCCCAGGGTAATACTCCCAAACTCATGAAAGCATCTTCAGGGATTAAGTCGTCTCTGAGGGCTTCAAAGATGGAATCATCTTCATCTTCATCATCTTCGTCATCTAAATCAAAACCAGCCATTTCTTCTAATTCTGCTGTCAATTCTGGCATAGTAGAAACGGTGACAGTTAAAGATTTACGCCTTTTGTCGGTTTCTGGTAGGGAAATTCGATAACGTTGACTCAGGGTAAGAAAATCTTCGTCGTATAATTGCCGATGGTGGTCATGCAGAAACCGCAATAAACTTTCTACAGCAACAAAAGTTAGTAGTGCTTCTTCTTCATACAAAACGGAACGTAATCCTTCTAGGGGATGAATATTTCCGAAGGTAGGTTCAATTTCTGAAAGTGGCATTTGTGCCAAATTTCCTAGATCATCATCTTCGTTTTCGTGCAAGGAATCAAAGGTGAGAAATAAACAATCTTGTTTGAGGAAGGCTTCTTCTAAATCTTGCTGAAGTTCATCTTCATCAGCTAAAACAGCAGCCCGAAACCGCTTGAGGGAATCTTCCGAACGATAAAACAAAATTCCATATTCAATTCCTAGCATTCCCATGACTGAGGCATAGAGTTTCTCTACATCCCATTGATTAATCTCTATGGATAAAATTTGCTGTTCTTCTAAAAATCTCCAAGGGGCAGATTGCCAAACTTCTAAGGCTTTATCATGGAGGAGTTGGGCGTATTTGGGTGGTAAATCGGGAATTTGGCTATCAATGACTTCGGCAAAAGAACGAAATAGTTCGTCAATTATGGGTAATTCTGGTACGTAGTCAATGGCAATATCTAAGTCTTGCAAGACTCCGCGCAGGTAAAATTGAATTTCCCGGTCGCGGACAACTATTCTTTGCGGTCTACCGGGTTTGGCTGGACTTTGGGGATGTTCTATTGCCTGCATGAGGGTACGCACAATGGCTTCTGGTCCCAGGGCGGGATCTACCATGTCCATGCTTCTCACAATGCCTTCTGAGGCATCTACCCAAAGAATACAATCTCCTTTGGCATCTGGGTCTGTAAAGGGGGTGTGTGGTGATGACAATGGACGGCGATCGCCCTCCCATACAGAAGGAATCTGGGGTAATTTCTGCAACCGACGACTGGTAGAGCGATTAAAACTTGTCATAGAGTAAGTGAATCAAAACAAAGCGATTGAAAATTAGAGTCTTGGGAATGGTTAATCTTTCAACACACCGAACCCCTCAATTCTAGAATAAAAATCTGAGGTTGCTAATAAACACAGCAACAGTTGACACAAAAAGGGATTATTCTAAAATTTTCTCCTATCTTTCCATCTTCCCATCTTCTTATGCTTTTTTGCCGTCGGAATGTCGCTAAAATGAATACAAAAACATTCATAGCAG is a window encoding:
- a CDS encoding sucrose synthase, yielding MYKLVQTIVNSDEKNVLGDFILELGKDHKRYFLRNEILQAFADYCHQFPKPAYFYHSSSLGTFIQYTHEIILDGENTWFIVRPKIASQEVWLLSADLTKFELMTPKALLDVSDRLVKRYQPHILEIDLHPFYSAAPRIDDSRNIGQGLTVLNHYFCNQALTDPEYWIDALFQSLKRLEYNGIKLLISNHIHSGLQLTKQIKLALEFVSHLSPQTPYIKFKFHLQELGLEPGWGNNAARVRETLELLERLMDNPEPAILETFVSRICAVFRVVLISIHGWVAQEDVLGRDETLGQVIYVLEQARSLENKMRAEIKLAGLDTLGIKPHIIILTRLIPNCEGTFCNLPLEKVDGTENAWILRVPFAESRPEITNNWISKFEIWPYLEKFALDAEAELLKQFQGKPNLIIGNYSDGNLVAFILSRKMKVTQCNIAHSLEKPKYLFSNLYWQDLEAQYHFSAQFTADLISMNAADFIITSSYQEIVGTPDTMGQYESYKCFTMPNLYHVIDGIDLFSPKFNVVLPGVSENIFFPYNQTTNRESQRRQHIQDLIFHQEHPEILGKLDHPHKKPIFSVSPITSIKNLTGLVECFGKSEELQKHSNLILLTSKLHPDLGTNSEEIQEIAKIHAIIDQYHLHHKIRWLGMRLPLRDIAETYRVIADFQGIYIHFALYESFSRSILEAMISGLPTFTTQFGGSLEIIENHDQGFNLNPTDLAGTAKTIINFLEKCENYPEHWLENSQWMIERIRHKYNWNSHTNQLLLLTKMFSFWNFIYPEDNEARDRYMESLFHLLYKPIADHILSEHIHQ
- the pgmB gene encoding beta-phosphoglucomutase — translated: MDKKDHFRNLIYTDWILNETKFNPEYLHSRETIFTIGNGYLGTRGTFEEGYPRALSATFINGVYDDVPVVYTELVNCPDWLPLTVIIEGERFRLDQGTILKYNRKLDLHHGILSRCLRWCSPNGKAIDIHFERFASLADRHIVGQRCQLTPVNFDGLIEIQASINSYSENQGFNHWEGLDQGKITQGFWLHSRTRNSRIDVGIAAKITISGTDIDLQINTTPGYPSLNATVAGQIQQTITIVKIVSIFTSNEIAEPVVAAKEKLVNIPDYITLIDAHAQAWEQVWQQSDIIIEGDITAAFAVRYNLFQLLIAALRNNNHISIPAKTLSGFGYHGHIFWDTEIFILPFFTFTQPNLARNLLSYRYHTLPGARRKAAHYGYQGAMFAWESAVTGDEATPRWSLRSDFYAEDIRIWCRDREIHISADITYAIWYYWQVTEDDEWMRDYGAEIILDTAIFWSSRVEFNPQLECYEIRGVIGADEYHELVHNNCFTNRMVQWHLEKALIIYNWLHSTFPEVAIKLEHKLQITSQVLNHWTEIIAKMLIIHNPETGLIEQCEGFFQLDDINLAKYEPREKSIQIILGMEETNKGQVIKQPDVLMLLYLMRESADFPYNQQTLQVNWDYYAPRTDISYGSSLGPAIHAILAADLGKSQEAYEYFMQAAMVDLEDKRGNTQDGIHGASAGGIWQAVIFGFGGIQFRENVPVAHPHLPPTWTRLKFKLQWHGKWHEFDLRQELPKTRKPNIQGVIFDLDGVLTNTAEYHYQAWQKLANEEGLPFNREMNEALRGVSRRASLILIIGNREYSEVQIQEMMSRKNDYYVELIHNITPTDLLPGAVALLDELRQAGIKIAIGSASKNARLVIEKLGIGGKLDVITDGDTVQAAKPAPDLFLHAANQLGIPPNECVVFEDAAVGIIAAKAANMWAVGLGPQERVGAADVVLPSLAGVKWEELIKNLSSFAPLR
- a CDS encoding phosphoribosyltransferase, coding for MSKKFSNRIQAGQMLAQHLQAYSNLEDVLVLALPRGGVPVAFEVAKILNAAMDVCIVRKLGVPGHKELAMGAIASENIIVFNRDIIDSLGIDQEKITQVVNQELRELKRRNQVYRGDKPAINLKNKTVIVIDDGIATGATMRVALTIIHQQQPTKIIVAVPVAPLNTCEELRLEVDDVVCLQCPEVMSAIGLWYDDFSQTTDNEVRALLGN
- a CDS encoding Hpt domain-containing protein translates to MSSIDTQVLESLLDMLEGDQEVLVKIINCYLVESPKIVAAIQIAVTNEDADTLDKTAHSLKSSSASLGAMNLHQLCLELESKGKSGNLEGVVELVSQLVNEYAQVEIAFKKIVKVS
- a CDS encoding diguanylate cyclase domain-containing protein codes for the protein MVTSSIHINNTLVLIVDDDLVIQMQLRYAMEKEGYQVMVAGNGKIALNIVMTLQPDIVLLDAIMPVMDGFTCCDQLHTFDPNIPVLMITGLNDQDSVDKAFSVGAADYITKPIHWAVLRQRVRRLLQMHWTMKELQYKIEQEQLIAKITQKIRTSLNLELILSTTAIEVRKLLKTDRVIVYRFHPDGSGYVIVESVAAEWDSMLGRVFQDTYFSDQCGYDYRQSNIYVIEDIDNAGLSQCHIDLLSQLQAKANLVVPIQQENSIWGLLVVYECSQPRRWAKSDIDLLTQLTNPLVMAIQQAELYQQLEAANQKLQQLATIDGLTQIPNRRSFDEVLEREWQRLERERAPLSLILCDIDFFKNYNDTYGHQSGDECLKEVAQILYQIAQRPGDLAARYGGEEFALVLPHTDIAGAICIAEIILSSIRSKGLIHKSSQISSYLTLSLGIATIIPQASGCAKFLITKADEALYRAKETGRNRYVIYHSEGIEKTPV
- a CDS encoding aldo/keto reductase, which produces METITLGKNGLAVPPLCIGTWAWGDKVFWNYGNGYGEEQLQAAFNAALDAGITFFDTAEVYSLGLSEQFLGKFMKQSSQKVQIATKFGPLPWRWDGKSISDALTASLQRLQVEKIELYQVHWPFAFFLTQETLMNTLADEVKRGRIGAVGVSNYSADQMREAHQILAARGVPLAVNQVRYSLLTRQIEGKGISQTARDLGVTILAYSPLAQGLLTGKYTPSYKPQGARSIDPRFSQDGLNKIAPVLSLLREIGEKYDRTPAQVSLNWLIAQGNVIPIAGVKTAEQVKQNAGALGWKMTQDEIAELEKITRPWLH
- a CDS encoding SRPBCC family protein, whose translation is MSEWLEHSVQVEVEVPIELAWGLWSDLEQMPKWMKWIDSVKITEYNPEISLWKLSTGGLDFTWKSRITKIIPYQIIQWESVDGLPNQGAIRFYDRHDLSIVKMTVSYAIPGLIGKLMDNLFLGKVVESTIQADLERFKLYALNVQDMSLL